A portion of the Phacochoerus africanus isolate WHEZ1 chromosome 5, ROS_Pafr_v1, whole genome shotgun sequence genome contains these proteins:
- the PROKR1 gene encoding prokineticin receptor 1, translating to MEVTVAVMDETVTNTSTTYFPMLDPHGAQAASFPFNVSYGDYDMPLDEDEDVTNSWTFFAAKIVIGMALVGIMLVCGIGNFIFIVALARYKKLRNLTNLLIANLAISDFLVAIVCCPFEMDYYVVRQLSWEHGHVLCASVNYLRTVSLYVSTNALLAIAIDRYLAIVHPLRPRMKYQTATGLIALVWMVSILIAIPSAYFTTETVLIIVKSQEKIFCGQIWSVDQQIYYKSYFLFIFGIEFVGPVITMTLCYARISRELWFKEVPGFQTEQIRKRLRCRRKTVLVLMCILTAYVLCWAPFYGFTIVRDFFPTVFVKEKHYLTAFYVVECIAMSNSMINTVCFVSVKNNTIKYFKKIMLLHWKSSYNGSKSSADLDVKTTGVPATEEVDCIRLK from the exons ATGGAGGTCACCGTGGCGGTCATGGATGAGACTGTCACCAACACCTCAACCACCTATTTTCCTATGCTCGACCCCCATGGAGCCCAAGCTGCTTCCTTCCCATTCAACGTCAGCTATGGCGACTATGATATGCCCTTGGATGAAGATGAGGATGTGACCAATTCCTGGACCTTCTTTGCTGCCAAAATTGTCATTGGCATGGCACTGGTGGGCATCATGCTGGTCTGTGGCATTGGCAACTTTATCTTCATCGTTGCCCTGGCCCGCTACAAGAAGCTTCGCAACCTCACAAACCTCCTCATCGCCAACCTGGCCATTTCTGACTTCCTGGTGGCCATCGTCTGCTGTCCCTTTGAGATGGACTACTATGTGGTACGCCAGCTCTCCTGGGAGCATGGCCACGTCCTGTGCGCCTCCGTCAACTACCTGCGCACTGTCTCTCTCTATGTCTCCACCAACGCCCTGCTGGCCATCGCCATTGACAG ATATCTGGCCATTGTCCACCCGTTGAGACCCCGGATGAAGTATCAAACAGCCACTGGCTTGATCGCCTTGGTGTGGATGGTGTCCATCCTCATTGCCATACCTTCAGCCTACTTCACCACTGAAACCGTCCTCATCATTGTCAAGAGCCAGGAGAAGATCTTCTGCGGCCAGATCTGGTCAGTGGACCAGCAGATCTACTACAAGTCCTACTTCCTCTTCATCTTCGGCATCGAGTTCGTGGGCCCGGTGATCACCATGACCCTGTGCTACGCCAGGATCTCCCGGGAACTCTGGTTCAAGGAGGTACCCGGTTTCCAGACGGAGCAGATCCGGAAGCGGCTGCGTTGCCGCCGGAAGACGGTCCTGGTGCTCATGTGCATCCTCACCGCCTACGTGCTGTGCTGGGCTCCCTTCTACGGCTTCACCATCGTGCGCGATTTCTTCCCCACCGTGTTCGTCAAGGAGAAGCACTACCTCACAGCCTTCTACGTCGTCGAGTGCATCGCCATGAGCAACAGCATGATCAACACAGTGTGCTTCGTGAGCGTCAAGAACAACACAATCAAGTACTTCAAGAAGATCATGCTGCTCCACTGGAAGTCTTCTTATAACGGGAGTAAGTCCAGCGCCGACCTCGATGTCAAAACCACGGGGGTCCCTGCCACCGAGGAGGTGGACTGCATCAGACTGAAATAA